A stretch of Fusarium poae strain DAOMC 252244 chromosome 2, whole genome shotgun sequence DNA encodes these proteins:
- a CDS encoding hypothetical protein (SECRETED:SignalP(1-17)~CAZy:AA2) translates to MKGPSTVAIALVPLTAAKQLVWPSKFDYLEDLQYNQGGYNRFGFADALVTCSFGNSQPGRQNSAEWIRTAFHDAVTHDAKAGTGGLDASIFWETTRAENPGDAWNNTFGFFSGFYNQRASAADLIALGTVVATKGCSGPDVPFRAGRTDAGKPGPSGVPEPSTNLKETFAAFQKAGFTKEDMTAMVACGHALGGVHSVDFPDVTGIKADPNNDTSVPFQKDVSSFHNGVVTEYLDGTTKNPLVVAKNNTLNSDKRIFDNDRATMKKLATKQGFNTMCADVFARMIDTVPKSVQLSDVISPYDVKPYVNELSLNSKGQIVFKGAIRFRTTNKIRDGDDLIVQLVYMGHDGKKTTVPTTKAMWQGGGSFGGDDTFVNFEFDTTINAKTGIIKFWIKETKKSTKVSKSHDNQGTHGYKVDDTVLYQVGESCLTAAKLPNAPMTVTAVVRDSQAKNALTLKVADKLPQKGTLVPKLQTQIVPFKATGKKINGYTAFKASTKVHDDSIWFDIALAGNAAAGAQFQGALALSACS, encoded by the exons ATGAAAGGCCCTTCCACTGTCGCTATTGCTCTCGTTCCCTTGACAGCTGCCAAGCAGCTTGTCTGGCCTTCAAAGTTCGATTACCTTGAGGATCTCCAGTACAACCAGGGTGGATACAACAGGTTTGGATTCGCTGATG CTCTGGTAACTTGCAGTTTTGGTAACAGCCAGCCCGGACGACAAAACTCGGCCGAATGGATCCGAACAGCTTTCCACGACGCCGTCACACACGATGCCAAGGCTGGTACCGGAGGTCTTGACGCCTCCATCTTTTGGGAGACTACCCGTGCTGAGAACCCCGGTGATGCTTGGAACAACACTTTCGGATTCTTTTCTGGTTTCTACAACCAGCGTGCCAGTGCCGCCGATCTCATCGCTCTCGGTACCGTTGTTGCTACCAAGGGATGCTCCGGTCCCGACGTCCCATTCCGAGCTGGCCGTACCGATGCCGGGAAGCCTGGACCCTCCGGTGTCCCTGAGCCTTCCACCAACTTGAAGGAGACCTTTGCGGCTTTCCAAAAGGCTGGCTTCACCAAGGAGGACATGACTGCCATGGTTGCTTGTGGCCATGCCCTCGGTGGTGTTCACAGCGTTGACTTCCCCGATGTCACTGGCATCAAGGCTGATCCCAACAACGACACATCCGTTCCTTTCCAGAAGGATGTCTCTAGCTTCCACAACGGCGTCGTCACCGAGTACTTGGACGGAACCACCAAGAACCCTCTCGTTGTTGCCAAGAACAACACCCTCAACTCCGACAAGCGTATTTTCGACAACGACCGTGCTACCATGAAGAAGCTTGCTACCAAGCAGGGCTTCAACACCATGTGTGCCGATGTCTTTGCCCGCATGATCGACACCGTCCCCAAGAGTGTGCAGCTCAGCGACGTCATCTCTCCCTACGATGTTAAGCCTTATGTCAACGAGCTATCTCTCAACAGCAAGGGCCAGATCGTCTTCAAGGGTGCCATCCGCTTCAGGACCACTAACAAGATCCGAGATGGCGATGATCTCATCGTCCAGCTTGTCTACATGGGCCACGACGGCAAGAAGACCACTGTTCCCACAACCAAGGCCATGTGGCAGGGAGGTGGCTCTTTCGGTGGCGATGACACCTTTGTCAACTTTGAGTTCGACACCACCATCAACGCCAAGACCGGCATCATCAAGTTCTGGATCAAGGAGACCAAGAAGTCCACCAAGGTCAGCAAGTCTCACGACAACCAGGGTACCCACGGTTACAAGGTCGATGACACCGTTTTGTACCAGGTCGGAGAGTCCTGCCTTACCGCTGCTAAGCTACCCAATGCTCCCATGACTGTCACCGCCGTTGTTCGCGACAGCCAGGCCAAGAACGCCTTGACCCTCAAGGTTGCCGACAAGCTTCCCCAGAAGGGAACCCTGGTTCCCAAGCTTCAGACCCAGATTGTGCCCTTCAAGGCCACTGGTAAGAAGATCAACGGTTACACCGCCTTCAAGGCCTCGACCAAGGTTCATGATGATAGCATCTGGTTCGATATTGCTCTTGCCGGAAACGCTGCTGCTGGCGCGCAGTTCCAGGGAGCTCTGGCCTTGTCTGCTTGCTCTTAA
- a CDS encoding hypothetical protein (TransMembrane:12 (i55-73o93-110i122-140o152-171i183-203o215-237i284-304o324-341i348-366o372-389i410-428o440-461i)) — protein sequence MFPQGENKVAVHQTDNSSTDKVDFEKAVSLHEDASQEIFDEPATKRLLRKMDVKLLPFLALLYLLSFLDRTNIGNAKLAGLEDALGMTGKWDYNIAVAVFFPFYVAAEIPSNMAMKRFRPSIWIPSIMVAWAICTTLMGITHNFGGFLASRMALGLAEGGLFPGITYYITLWYKRHECGLRMAIFFSAATAAGAFGGLFARGVMEMDGVGGLDGWAWIFIIEGLLTFVFAVMAFFVMHDYPDTAKFLDDSERKEVLRRLEEDRSVLSDAFDIKFAKDALKDWKIWVHMIITIGIYTPLYSISIFLPTIVKGLGYTNEVAQLMSVPPYVVACLFTIGGGFAADKHGQRGIYMIGFCIVAIVGFIILATVDSHGAKYFAAFLITCGIYPNVPQGVAWNGNNIGGSLKRGVGIAMHVGFGNLGGAISGFVYRKDDGPNYRSGHWTLVATTTMSCILSIFMTIYLRRENARRDQTHKAPHEYTRAEKELEQNSGDNATFFRYTV from the exons ATGTTCCCCCAAGGAGAGAACAAGGTGGCTGTCCACCAAACAGACAACTCATCCACCGACAAGGTCGACTTTGAAAAGGCCGTCTCTCTTCACGAAGATGCCTCACAAGAGATCTTCGATGAGCCCGCCACCAAGCGTCTTCTACGCAAGATGGACGTCAAGCTCCTCCCCTTCCTTGCTCTCCTCTACCTTCTCTCCTTCCTCGACCGAACCAACATCGGAAACGCAAAGCTCGCCGGCCTCGAGGATGCTCTGGGCATGACTGGCAAGTGGGATTACAACATCGCCGTCGCCGTCTTCTTCCCCTTCTATGTCGCCGCCGAGATCCCCTCCAACATGGCCATGAAGCGTTTCCGCCCTTCCATCTGGATTCCCTCCATCATGGTTGCCTGGGCCATCTGCACTACCCTCATGGGTATCACTCACAACTTTGGCGGTTTCCTCGCTTCTCGTATGGCTCTTGGTCTTGCTGAGGGTGGCTTGTTCCCTGGTATCACGTACTACATTACTCTCTGGTACAAGCGTCACGAGTGCGGTCTTCGCatggccatcttcttctctgctGCTACTGCTGCCGGTGCCTTTGGTGGTCTCTTTGCCCGTGGTGTCATGGAGATGGACGGTGTTGGTGGTCTCGATGGATGGGCTTGGATCTTTATCATTGAGGGTCTTTTGACTTTTGTCTTTGCTGTCATGGCTTTCTTCGTCATGCACGACTACCCCGATACTGCCAAGTTCCTCGACGACTCTGAGCGCAAGGAGGTTCTCCGTCGTCTTGAAGAGGATCGCTCTGTTCTGTCCGACGCCTTCGATATCAAGTTCGCCAAGGATGCTCTCAAGGACTGGAAGATCTGGGTTCACATGATCATCACCATTGGCATCTACACCCCTCTCTACTCCATCTCTATCTTCCTTCCCACTATCGTCAAGGGTCTTGGCTACACCAACGAGGTTGCTCAGCTTATGTCTGTCCCTCCCTACGTTGTCGCCTGTCTCTTCACCATCGGTGGCGGTTTCGCTGCTGATAAGCACGGTCAGCGTGGTATCTACATGATTGGTTTCTGCATTGTCGC TATTGTTGgtttcatcatcctcgccaCTGTCGACTCCCACGGCGCCAAGTACTTTGCTGCTTTCCTCATTACCTGCGGTATCTACCCCAACGTTCCCCAGGGTGTCGCCTGGAACGGCAACAACATCGGTGGTTCCCTCAAGCGTGGTGTCGGTATTGCCATGCACGTTGGCTTCGGTAACCTCGGTGGTGCCATCTCTGGCTTTGTTTACCGCAAGGACGACGGTCCCAACTACCGAAGCGGCCACTGGACCCTTGTCGCTACCACCACCATGAGCTGCATCCTCAGCATCTTCATGACCATCTACCTCCGCCGCGAGAACGCCCGCCGTgaccagactcacaaggctCCTCATGAGTACACCCGCGCCGAGAAGGAGTTGGAGCAGAACTCTGGTGACAATGCCACCTTTTTCCGATATACCGTCTAA
- a CDS encoding hypothetical protein (SECRETED:SignalP(1-15)~CAZy:PL1_9~CAZy:PL1_7~CAZy:PL1~CAZy:PL1_10~CAZy:PL1_5~CAZy:PL1_6~CAZy:PL1_3~CAZy:PL1_11~CAZy:PL1_12), whose protein sequence is MKRSVLISLIPAVLGCANIKSNACAMSVAANVAGCADVNDSSSVPEWASGCSKKSLIKECECQYTAGGDAEAPAPAPASTTLATRVASAVPEATAEKPVESAPSAGGAVAGGSCGAAEVDQLVGYGDGTTGGSGEPVVVKSCSELKSALGNGGVIHIDGQLSGCDIMEVPSDTTIAGLGSNSGLTDSGFRIKKVSNVIVRNLNMHNPPQKMDLIDIESSTYIWIDHNVFSSEGISGDKDYFDGLLDAKRGSDFLTFSWNKFVDHWKASLIGHSDDNGSQDTGKLHVTYHHNYWSNINSRAPSIRFGTAHIYSSCYEDLPTSGVNSRMGAKVLVEATAFVNVKKSIITNLDSREDGFAVEKDNLFENSEPAITQEQEFTPPYEYTTDPADCICGLVKAKAGTGVITA, encoded by the exons ATGAAGCGATCCGTTCTCATCTCTCTTATCCCTGCGGTTCTTGGCTGCGCCAATATCAAGTCCAATGCATGCGCCATGTCCGTCGCAGCCAATGTTGCTGGTTGCGCCGACGTGAACGATTCTTCGTCTGTCCCCGAGTGGGCTTCTGGTTGCTCCAAGAAGAGCTTGATCAAGGAATGCGAGTGTCAGTACACCGCCGGCGGTGACGCTGAAGCTCCCGCGCCAGCTCCTGCTTCTACAACTCTTGCTACTCGTGTTGCTTCCGCTGTGCCCGAGGCTACTGCCGAGAAGCCTGTTGAGTCTGCCCCTTCTGCTGGTGGCGCTGTCGCTGGAGGTAGCTGTGGTGCTGCCGAGGTTGACCAGCTTGTTGGCTATGGTGATGGCACCACTGGAGGTTCTGGAGAGCCTGTTGTTGTCAAGTCTTGCTCTGAGCTCAAGTCTGCTCTTGGAAACGGTGGTGTTATTCACATTGATGGTCAGCTTAGCGGCTGTGACATTATGGAGGTTCCTAGCGACACCACCATCGCCGGTCTCGGTTCCAACTCTG GTCTCACCGACAGTGGTTTCCGCATCAAGAAGGTCAGCAACGTCATCGTGCGAAACCTCAACATGCACAACCCCCCTCAGAAAATGGATCTCATCGACATTGAGAGCTCAACCTACATCTGGATCGACCACAATGTGTTCTCGTCCGAGGGTATCAGCGGGGACAAGGACTACTTTGACGGCCTCCTCGACGCCAAGCGCGGCTCCGACTTCCTCACCTTCTCATGGAACAAGTTTGTCGACCACTGGAAGGCTAGTTTGATCGGCCACAGCGACGACAACGGCTCCCAGGACACTGGCAAGCTGCACGTTACATACCACCACAACTACTGGAGCAACATCAACAGCCGAGCTCCCTCTATCCGCTTCGGAACCGCACACATCTACAGCAGCTGCTACGAGGACCTTCCCACTTCTGGAGTCAACTCTCGCATGGGCGCCAAGGTTCTTGTCGAGGCGACTGCTTTTGTCAACGTCAAGAAGTCCATCATTACTAACCTCGATTCTCGCGAGGACGGTTTCGCTGTTGAGAAGGATAACCTGTTTGAGAACAGCGAGCCGGCTATTACACAGGAGCAGGAGTTTACGCCTCCTTATGAGTACACCACTGACCCTGCTGATTGTATTTGTGGActtgtcaaggccaaggctggcACTGGTGTCATTACTGCTTAA
- a CDS encoding hypothetical protein (BUSCO:13974at5125) — translation MTTPEKPRRRFVPEPIETTFSTSRSSKTTNDQNAMRPNPEPTPEPSPRSPSPGLHELHQQPRPKRRFAPQLIESSRRSRRVGDAGPATKPTDKTDITPYTKNIYTATKHRGRRRDDAHDSPSNGPRRRESEDENVVQFLLEIAAKEAERQMQEAAMAAFPNSHVREGNVDHFYFRESSGSDQSPESTSPVHEHHNHSGKHHKVRRQSSDSNLGWWHKHMQEHAESKQEQHHDDAMVIDEKPGEMDVVVEEPETPTIKKDGDIIMQNDRTDTAELDKMDLELPPDPVWTTSNTPRDSTSKRSSIGVSGPIGETHMPLLDTESYLTAEQRNKAASPAPAASRHIGESTMPFIPSAPAVGSADTPFGKSSQIPPDTGGFASRNAARPFGRPFGGYGRASPAPLSQKKRFGVTPPMLGKDLVFRKCPSPKQTKLEPDHPFAQRHSEEKFRDVSGQNGLWRGYCFRSDSNDPYLVPADLHAPPMLATPRPVVTPGDASHISSPPFTDEPASINGTANGQVNGTADSRTRAGPPKGLHMLHGINERLQKEKAHAEREDKIEHEFDDSFVTQVYNYLSLGYPAMARAFDGELSRISLMSIEDLEKDDEKQLAQGHLVESEENKPRDQRCPRWHALQSYIKEWARQHPNLDSMDPVGWGVRERRGSWAV, via the coding sequence ATGACCACGCCAGAGAAACCTCGGCGACGGTTTGTTCCAGAGCCCATTGAGACTACATTTTCGACAAGTCGATCAAGCAAAACGACAAATGACCAAAACGCAATGCGACCCAATCCAGAACCGACACCGGAGCCTTCTCCTCGCTCGCCATCCCCTGGCCTTCACGAACTGCACCAGCAGCCTCGACCCAAACGACGTTTCGCTCCCCAGTTGATCGAGTCTTCTCGTAGAAGTCGCAGAGTTGGAGATGCAGGTCCCGCGACCAAACCTACAGACAAAACCGACATCACTCCCTACACAAAAAACATCTACACCGCCACAAAACATCGTGGAAGGAGACGAGACGATGCCCACGATTCTCCCTCCAATGGTCCCAGACGTCGCGAGTCCGAAGACGAAAATGTCGTCCAATTTCTCCTCGAGATTGCCGCAAAGGAGGCAGAGCGCCAGATGCAGGAAGCTGCTATGGCTGCTTTCCCCAACAGCCACGTGCGCGAAGGAAATGTAGACCATTTCTACTTCCGCGAGAGTTCAGGAAGTGATCAATCTCCCGAGAGCACTTCTCCTGTGCACGAGCACCACAACCACTCAGGCAAACACCACAAGGTGCGGCGGCAGTCGTCCGACAGCAATCTCGGTTGGTGGCACAAACACATGCAAGAGCATGCCGAGTCCAAGCAGGAACAGCATCATGACGATGCTATGGTTATCGATGAGAAGCCTGGCGAGATGGACGTTGTAGTTGAAGAGCCAGAAACACCGACAATTAAGAAAGATGGGGATATTATAATGCAAAACGACAGAACCGACACGGCGGAACTTGACAAGATGGACCTCGAACTTCCCCCGGATCCGGTGTGGACCACCTCCAATACGCCCCGTGATAGTACTAGCAAGCGTTCATCGATTGGTGTTAGTGGTCCGATTGGAGAGACGCATATGCCGCTGCTTGACACAGAGTCGTATCTGACCGCCGAGCAACGCAACAAGGCCGCGTCGCCGGCACCTGCAGCATCCCGGCATATTGGTGAATCTACCATGCCCTTCATCCCATCGGCGCCGGCCGTCGGATCTGCAGATACTCCCTTTGGCAAATCTTCACAAATACCCCCAGACACCGGCGGTTTTGCGTCGCGCAACGCTGCCAGGCCCTTTGGACGACCATTTGGAGGCTACGGACGTGCATCGCCTGCTCCCTTATCACAGAAGAAGCGTTTCGGTGTCACTCCACCAATGCTCGGCAAAGACCTCGTTTTCAGAAAGTGTCCGTCTCCTAAGCAGACCAAGCTTGAGCCCGATCACCCATTTGCACAACGACATAGTGAAGAGAAGTTTCGGGATGTTTCGGGTCAGAATGGTCTCTGGCGAGGTTACTGCTTCAGATCAGACTCGAACGATCCGTACCTAGTGCCAGCAGACTTGCATGCCCCACCAATGTTGGCTACGCCTAGGCCGGTGGTCACACCCGGTGATGCCTCGCATATTAGCTCTCCACCTTTTACGGACGAGCCTGCCTCCATCAATGGTACAGCCAATGGCCAAGTGAATGGTACTGCAGATAGCCGGACACGGGCCGGCCCCCCCAAGGGGCTCCACATGTTGCATGGCATCAATGAGCGCCTTCAGAAGGAGAAGGCACATGCTGAGCGAGAAGACAAGATTGAGCATGAGTTTGACGACAGCTTCGTTACTCAAGTTTACAACTACTTGTCTCTTGGCTATCCGGCTATGGCACGGGCCTTTGATGGAGAGCTATCACGAATCAGTCTTATGAGCATTGAAGACCTCGAgaaggatgatgaaaagCAACTTGCTCAAGGTCACCTTGTCGAGTCCGAGGAGAACAAGCCTCGTGACCAGAGATGCCCTCGATGGCACGCTCTTCAGTCTTATATCAAGGAGTGGGCCAGGCAGCATCCCAACCTTGACAGCATGGACCCTGTTGGATGGGGTGTCCGAGAACGACGAGGCAGCTGGGCTGTTTAA
- a CDS encoding hypothetical protein (SECRETED:SignalP(1-21)), translating into MRSVSALLALAVAGSFELAAASKCKPSSSLQIDTTAQSTSITSGTATKSTPASQTTEGPIVITNAVTNGDFGGYDPSADGGIYAFQAGGDAKLLQGPGHPGPSEERNCVQLKTSPTRKRQTPPENPWIQQQLEQLEPSDYTVRFWYSVVKNDLADTCRIEGYYAGQQFGATPYFPVVTGNGDKWLEFVDNMAVTTDSGMIRFELVCIDGGSAEAYFDQVFVSNKIGDEWVDGISLFFPTSKHAATVGPAQTSTALPVDTAVTSSIDVETSDIPTAEPSEAPTTTYEASVTDKTTDTASKTAASSAPTSTGDGVTPSGPKVCAKLGAGAAGRGCAKRPYSSKQGYKRFGGSKITKEQCAALCLSDTKCLSFEWLYYGSGCANTCNLFATELADIPTNGGSDSAWAYDRTCIQEDECSEQPSGTVCVNVNADTPAKSCTQMQGVAKACAKPFLTAPTRGFCGLTNECRDLCAKYPSCKSYSASYGSCSLYDARSSEVAEPSNAYSFFFDMDCHACGAGNAYFDYITRGQDLDNMPKWTCPAEEKKTTSTLAVLTTAESSAVTTSGAEATTSVGPTNDNTVTTSAPSSTVASPSATTSICPNGVPSPGLCSSANPVPSKALCGKRGWPQFIDAYGYGLDDRPNQRSVEDCALICKTDHGCLAFGFDDSQPRLKCLLSPSDLEDASVDENSGSNAVWYDMKCMDCKVCGEEETDPTPSPPELGCQVLSNNAGCRYKENGEWPIGNNGRGVTGYTCHSNGKITLGEPFSADTATWPRQGSEIQCTETCLQLENCKSSAFNRDTLRCEFFSTSLQDAGYRFRDGSNVWYNDNACFDCSGLCKEPHREEHTGTESVPFFPPPTEAPTTMRTSTRPAGEEPPTKTTSAVNEVTTSNAPQTEPTTCAVPLASLSDSVTCGLPGVSNAAQSKQIDGFLIKVTGTLEKCALECLKIAECKGFVFQKDTTKCNVFTAGTAELELIYHPPSADRFYDRDCFKCGS; encoded by the coding sequence ATGCGTTCAGTATCTGCCCTCCTGGCTTTGGCGGTTGCAGGCTCGTTTGAACTCGCGGCTGCAAGCAAATGCAAGCCTTCTTCGTCTCTTCAGATAGATACGACAGCACAATCTACTTCCATCACCAGTGGAACAGCAACAAAGTCGACACCTGCCTCTCAAACCACTGAAGGACCCATTGTCATCACTAATGCTGTGACCAATGGTGACTTTGGAGGTTATGACCCTTCCGCTGATGGCGGTATCTATGCCTTCCAGGCTGGTGGCGATGCCAAACTTCTCCAAGGCCCCGGTCATCCAGGCCCAAGTGAAGAGAGGAACTGCGTACAGCTCAAAACGAGTCCCACTCGCAAGCGACAAACACCTCCCGAAAACCCATGGattcagcagcagcttgaacaGCTAGAGCCAAGCGACTATACCGTTCGCTTCTGGTACTCCGTCGTTAAGAACGATTTGGCTGATACATGTCGTATCGAGGGTTACTATGCTGGCCAGCAGTTTGGTGCAACTCCATACTTTCCTGTCGTTACCGGTAATGGTGATAAATGGCTGGAGTTTGTTGACAACATGGCTGTTACAACTGACAGTGGGATGATTCGATTTGAACTTGTTTGTATAGATGGGGGCTCTGCGGAAGCTTATTTTGACCAGGTTTTTGTGTCTAACAAGATCGGTGATGAGTGGGTTGATGGCATCTCACTGTTCTTTCCTACCTCTAAGCATGCGGCTACTGTTGGTCCAGCTCAGACTAGCACAGCTCTTCCTGTTGACACTGCTGTTACGAGCAGCATCGACGTCGAGACATCGGATATTCCTACAGCCGAGCCTTCGGAAGCACCCACTACCACGTATGAAGCTTCAGTAACCGACAAGACAACGGACACGGCCTCCAAAACTGCAGCATCATCTGCTCCTACCAGTACAGGCGATGGAGTGACTCCATCCGGTCCCAAAGTCTGCGCAAAACTTGGCGCTGGCGCTGCTGGTCGGGGCTGCGCCAAGAGACCATACAGCAGCAAGCAAGGCTACAAGCGATTCGGCGGAAGCAAGATTACCAAGGAGCAATGCGCCGCTCTCTGTCTATCAGACACAAAGTGTCTGAGTTTTGAGTGGCTCTACTATGGTAGCGGCTGCGCAAACACATGCAATCTTTTTGCCACGGAACTGGCCGACATACCTACCAACGGAGGTTCCGACTCCGCCTGGGCCTATGACCGAACCTGCATTCAAGAAGACGAGTGCTCTGAACAACCTTCTGGAACCGTATGCGTTAACGTCAACGCTGATACTCCTGCCAAGTCCTGTACTCAGATGCAGGGTGTAGCCAAGGCGTGTGCTAAACCCTTCCTCACAGCTCCTACCAGGGGATTTTGTGGTCTTACTAATGAGTGTCGCGATCTCTGCGCCAAGTACCCTTCGTGCAAGTCTTATTCGGCTTCATATGGAAGCTGTAGTTTGTATGATGCTAGGTCTTCCGAGGTTGCGGAACCTTCGAATGCGTATAGCTTCTTTTTCGACATGGACTGTCATGCTTGTGGAGCGGGAAATGCTTATTTTGATTATATCACGCGTGGTCAAGATCTGGATAACATGCCCAAGTGGACATGCCCTgccgaagagaagaagacgacTTCGACTCTGGCTGTCTTGACAACTGCCGAGTCGTCTGCTGTAACTACTTCGGGCGCGGAGGCAACCACTAGTGTAGGCCCAACAAACGACAACACAGTGACCACATCTGCGCCAAGCTCTACTGTCGCATCTCCTTCTGCTACAACTTCAATCTGCCCCAACGGCGTCCCATCCCCCGGGCTCTGCTCTAGTGCAAACCCAGTACCATCAAAGGCACTCTGTGGAAAGCGTGGCTGGCCTCAATTCATCGACGCTTACGGCTATGGCCTTGACGACAGACCCAACCAGCGCTCTGTCGAAGACTGTGCTCTCATCTGCAAGACCGATCATGGGTGTCTGGCCTTTGGTTTCGACGATAGTCAGCCTAGACTCAAGTGTCTGCTCAGTCCATCTGATTTGGAGGATGCTTCCGTCGATGAGAACTCTGGTAGTAATGCTGTATGGTACGATATGAAGTGTATGGACTGCAAGGTATGCGGCGAGGAAGAAACTGATCCTACGCCTTCACCACCTGAGCTGGGCTGCCAAGTTCTCAGCAACAACGCTGGCTGCAGATACAAGGAGAATGGCGAATGGCCTATCGGTAATAATGGAAGAGGAGTGACTGGCTACACCTGTCACAGTAACGGAAAAATCACCCTCGGAGAACCCTTTTCAGCAGATACTGCGACCTGGCCGCGGCAGGGGTCTGAAATCCAGTGCACGGAGACATGCTTACAGCTCGAGAACTGCAAGTCTTCGGCGTTCAACAGAGATACACTCCGCTGTGAGTTCTTCAGCACATCTCTTCAAGATGCTGGGTATAGATTCCGCGATGGTAGTAATGTGTGGTATAACGACAACGCATGCTTTGACTGCTCAGGACTGTGCAAGGAGCCTCATCGGGAGGAACATACTGGGACTGAGAGCGTTCCTTTCTTCCCTCCGCCTACCGAGGCTCCAACGACTATGAGGACCTCTACCCGCCCTGCTGGTGAAGAACCTCCAACCAAAACTACGTCCGCTGTCAACGAGGTCACTACATCAAACGCCCCACAAACCGAGCCCACAACCTGCGCCGTGCCCTTGGCTTCTCTCAGCGATAGCGTTACGTGCGGTCTTCCAGGTGTCAGCAACGCAGCACAATCCAAACAGATCGACGGCTTCTTGATCAAGGTTACAGGAACACTAGAGAAATGCGCTCTTGAGTGTTTGAAGATTGCTGAATGCAAGGGCTTCGTTTTCCAGAAAGACACCACCAAGTGCAATGTTTTTACAGCCGGAACTGCTGAGTTGGAGTTGATTTATCATCCCCCATCGGCTGATCGATTTTATGATAGGGATTGCTTCAAGTGTGGATCTTGA